In Alloyangia pacifica, the following proteins share a genomic window:
- the recN gene encoding DNA repair protein RecN — protein MLRALEIRDLLIIDRLDLNFQPGLNVLTGETGAGKSILLDSLGFVLGWRGRAELVRAGAAQGEVTAVFELSPGHAARAVLNEVGLPVSDELILRRVNSADGRKTAWINDRRASGEVLRRLSETLVELHGQHDDRGLLNPSGHRDILDTYAAVTAELAAARAAWAEQRSARKRLSEAEAALEAVRAEEDFLRHAVAELDKLAPEAGEEAELDARRRMMQAAERIRADIARAGHALGSDGAEGAMADALRWLDGASEGAEGRLDAAISALTRAMAELDEAAREVEDTLEALDFDPRALEDTEERLFAIRGLARKHNVLPDELAPLRETLSARLSALDNSAEELDTLGAELRRTEKAYDAAAAALTEARREAAGRLDAAVAAELAPLKMERAVFRTEIIEASEGPEGRDAVAFTVATNPGAPSGPLNKIASGGELSRFLLALKVCLSEEQGGEVTMIFDEIDRGVGGATAAAVGRRLAALAEGGQVLVVTHSPQVAALGAHHWRVAKRVENDVTLSSVTPLGAGEREDEIARMLAGDTVTPEARAAARALLVG, from the coding sequence ATGCTCCGAGCGCTTGAAATCCGAGATCTGCTGATCATCGACCGGCTGGACCTGAACTTCCAGCCGGGCCTCAACGTGCTCACCGGCGAGACCGGGGCAGGCAAATCCATCCTTCTCGACAGCCTCGGCTTCGTGCTTGGCTGGCGCGGTCGTGCCGAGTTGGTGCGTGCCGGTGCCGCGCAGGGCGAGGTGACCGCCGTCTTCGAGCTGTCTCCCGGCCATGCCGCCCGCGCGGTGCTGAACGAGGTCGGGCTGCCGGTCTCGGACGAGCTGATTCTGCGCCGGGTGAACAGCGCCGACGGTCGCAAGACCGCCTGGATCAACGACCGCCGCGCCAGCGGCGAGGTATTGCGGCGCCTGTCCGAAACGCTGGTGGAACTGCACGGCCAGCACGACGACCGCGGCTTGCTGAACCCTTCGGGGCACCGCGACATCCTTGACACCTATGCCGCGGTGACCGCCGAGCTCGCCGCCGCCCGCGCGGCCTGGGCCGAGCAGCGCAGCGCCCGCAAGCGGCTTTCGGAGGCCGAGGCGGCGCTCGAAGCGGTGCGCGCCGAGGAGGACTTCCTGCGCCACGCCGTGGCCGAGCTCGACAAGCTCGCGCCCGAGGCCGGGGAAGAGGCCGAGCTGGACGCGCGCCGTCGCATGATGCAGGCCGCCGAGCGCATCCGCGCAGACATCGCCCGTGCCGGCCACGCGCTCGGCAGCGACGGGGCAGAAGGCGCCATGGCCGATGCGCTGCGCTGGCTCGACGGGGCTTCCGAGGGCGCGGAGGGGCGACTCGACGCGGCAATCTCGGCGCTGACCCGTGCCATGGCCGAACTCGACGAGGCCGCGCGCGAAGTGGAAGACACGCTCGAGGCGCTCGACTTCGATCCGCGCGCGCTGGAGGACACCGAGGAGCGGCTCTTCGCCATCCGCGGCCTTGCCCGCAAGCACAACGTGCTGCCCGACGAGCTGGCCCCGCTGCGCGAGACGCTCTCGGCACGGCTGTCGGCGCTGGACAATTCCGCCGAGGAGCTGGACACGCTTGGCGCCGAGTTGCGCCGGACAGAGAAAGCCTATGACGCCGCTGCCGCCGCGCTGACCGAGGCCCGGCGCGAGGCCGCTGGCCGGCTCGACGCCGCCGTGGCCGCGGAGCTGGCGCCGCTCAAGATGGAGCGCGCGGTCTTCCGCACCGAGATCATCGAGGCCTCCGAGGGCCCAGAGGGGCGCGATGCCGTGGCCTTCACCGTCGCCACCAACCCGGGCGCGCCCTCCGGCCCGCTCAACAAGATCGCCTCGGGCGGCGAGCTGTCTCGCTTCCTCTTGGCGCTCAAGGTGTGCCTCTCGGAGGAGCAGGGCGGCGAGGTCACGATGATCTTCGACGAGATTGACCGGGGCGTCGGTGGCGCCACCGCCGCCGCCGTGGGCCGCCGTCTCGCGGCGCTGGCCGAAGGTGGGCAGGTGCTGGTCGTCACCCACTCGCCGCAGGTCGCCGCGCTCGGCGCGCATCACTGGCGCGTGGCGAAACGGGTGGAGAACGACGTCACCCTGTCGTCGGTCACCCCGCTGGGCGCAGGCGAGCGCGAGGACGAGATCGCGCGGATGCTCGCGGGGGACACGGTCACCCCCGAGGCGCGGGCGGCGGCGCGGGCGCTTCTGGTCGGCTGA
- a CDS encoding valine--tRNA ligase, producing the protein MAMEKTFNAAEAEARIYKAWEDSGAFKAGANASRDESFCIMIPPPNVTGSLHMGHAFNNTLQDILVRWHRMRGFDTLWQPGQDHAGIATQMVVERELAKDKNNATRREMGREAFLEKVWEWKQQSGGTIINQLKRLGASCDWSRNAFTMSGAEGAPAGEEGNFHDAVIKVFVDMYDKGLIYRGKRLVNWDPHFETAISDLEVENIEVPGHMWHFKYPLAGGETYTYVEKDEDGNVLFSEERDYISIATTRPETMLGDGAVAVHPSDERYAPIVGKLCEIPVGPKEHRRLIPIIVDEYPDPTFGSGAVKITGAHDFNDYGVAKRGGIPCYRLMDTRGAMREDGHPYAEAAEIAQQVARGELDLDEHEADKLNLVPDHLRGLDRFAAREAVIAEITAEGLAVMTEATDPRLGKAAGKAPVAPEEGGEALDEPAQWVPLVESKPIMQPFGDRSKVVIEPMLTDQWFVDTAQIVGPALDAVREGRVRIMPESGEKTYYHWLENIEPWCISRQLWWGHQIPVWHTPGMGDEWRSFCAASEDEAIEKMKAVFGEDAEFLIVEDAAAAEDHLADLLSQGMDYTGVDQRRRPQAIPVFRDPDVLDTWFSSGLWPIGTLGWPEQTPELKKYFPTDVLVTGQDILFFWVARMMMMQLAVVDEIPFKDVYLHGLVRDAKGKKMSKSLGNVVDPLEIIDEYGADALRFTNAAMASLGGVLKLDMQRIAGYRNFGTKLWNAASYAQMNGVFELAHSDAVPETTLPLNRWIKGEVAKTREAVDAALADYRFNDAAQALYAFVWGTFCDWYLEFTKPVFHGEDEAAKAETRATYAWAFDQCLILLHPIMPFVTEELWAQRARPKMLIHADWPEYTAAEMVDAQADAELNWVIRMIEAIRSARAQMHVPAGAYVPCVVKGLTPEARAAYATNEAFVKRYARIEDLTEVEEMPKGTAALALSGGTFGLPLAGIIDVEEEKARLEKALQKLAKELGGLRGRLKNPKFAESAPEEVVQETRDNLAAREEEEAKLRDALARLAELG; encoded by the coding sequence CCGAGGCGCGCATCTACAAGGCGTGGGAAGACAGCGGAGCCTTCAAGGCCGGGGCCAACGCCTCGCGCGATGAAAGCTTCTGCATCATGATCCCGCCCCCGAACGTGACCGGCTCGCTGCACATGGGCCACGCGTTCAACAACACGCTGCAGGACATCCTCGTGCGCTGGCACCGGATGCGCGGCTTCGACACGCTCTGGCAGCCCGGGCAGGACCACGCGGGCATCGCCACGCAGATGGTCGTCGAGCGCGAACTGGCCAAGGACAAGAACAACGCCACCCGCCGCGAGATGGGCCGCGAGGCCTTCCTCGAGAAGGTCTGGGAGTGGAAGCAGCAGTCCGGCGGCACGATCATCAACCAGCTCAAGCGCCTCGGCGCCTCCTGCGACTGGTCGCGCAACGCCTTCACCATGTCGGGGGCCGAGGGCGCGCCGGCGGGCGAGGAAGGGAACTTCCACGACGCGGTGATAAAGGTCTTCGTCGACATGTACGACAAGGGCCTGATCTACCGCGGCAAGCGTCTGGTGAACTGGGACCCGCATTTCGAGACCGCGATCTCCGACCTCGAGGTCGAGAACATCGAGGTGCCGGGCCACATGTGGCACTTCAAGTACCCGCTCGCGGGCGGCGAGACCTACACCTACGTCGAGAAGGACGAGGACGGCAACGTGCTCTTCTCCGAGGAGCGGGACTACATCTCCATCGCCACCACCCGCCCCGAGACCATGCTCGGCGACGGCGCGGTCGCGGTGCACCCCTCGGATGAGCGCTATGCGCCCATCGTCGGCAAGCTCTGCGAAATCCCGGTGGGTCCGAAAGAGCACCGCCGCCTGATCCCGATCATCGTGGACGAATACCCCGATCCCACCTTCGGCTCGGGCGCGGTGAAGATCACCGGCGCGCATGACTTCAACGACTACGGCGTGGCCAAGCGCGGCGGCATCCCCTGCTACCGGCTGATGGACACCCGCGGGGCCATGCGCGAGGACGGACACCCTTACGCCGAGGCCGCCGAGATCGCCCAGCAGGTCGCCCGCGGCGAGCTGGACCTCGACGAGCACGAGGCGGACAAGCTGAACCTCGTTCCCGACCACCTGCGCGGCCTCGACCGTTTCGCGGCGCGCGAAGCGGTGATCGCCGAGATCACCGCCGAGGGTCTCGCGGTGATGACCGAAGCGACCGACCCGCGCCTCGGAAAGGCCGCGGGCAAGGCTCCGGTCGCGCCCGAGGAAGGCGGCGAGGCGCTGGACGAGCCCGCACAATGGGTGCCGCTGGTCGAGTCCAAGCCGATCATGCAACCCTTCGGCGACCGCTCGAAGGTGGTGATCGAGCCGATGCTCACCGACCAGTGGTTCGTCGACACCGCGCAAATCGTCGGCCCGGCGCTCGACGCCGTGCGCGAGGGCCGCGTGCGGATCATGCCCGAGAGCGGCGAGAAGACCTATTACCACTGGCTCGAGAACATCGAGCCCTGGTGCATCTCGCGCCAGCTGTGGTGGGGCCACCAGATCCCGGTCTGGCACACCCCGGGCATGGGCGACGAATGGCGCTCGTTCTGCGCCGCCTCGGAAGATGAGGCGATCGAGAAGATGAAGGCGGTCTTTGGCGAGGATGCCGAGTTCCTGATCGTCGAGGATGCCGCCGCCGCCGAGGATCACCTTGCCGACTTGCTGTCGCAGGGCATGGATTACACCGGCGTCGACCAGCGCCGCCGGCCGCAGGCGATCCCGGTGTTCCGCGATCCCGACGTTCTGGACACCTGGTTCTCGTCGGGTCTCTGGCCGATCGGCACGCTCGGCTGGCCCGAACAGACGCCGGAGCTGAAGAAGTACTTCCCGACCGACGTTCTGGTCACCGGGCAGGACATCCTCTTCTTCTGGGTCGCCCGGATGATGATGATGCAGCTCGCCGTGGTGGACGAGATCCCCTTCAAGGACGTCTACCTGCATGGCCTCGTGCGCGACGCCAAGGGCAAGAAGATGTCCAAATCGCTCGGCAATGTCGTCGACCCGCTGGAGATCATCGACGAGTACGGTGCCGACGCGCTGCGCTTCACCAATGCCGCGATGGCCTCGCTCGGTGGGGTGCTGAAGCTCGACATGCAGCGCATCGCCGGCTACCGCAACTTCGGCACCAAGCTGTGGAACGCCGCCTCCTACGCGCAGATGAACGGCGTCTTCGAGCTGGCCCACAGCGATGCGGTGCCCGAGACCACCCTGCCCCTCAACCGCTGGATCAAGGGCGAGGTCGCCAAGACCCGCGAGGCGGTGGACGCGGCGCTGGCCGACTACCGCTTCAACGACGCGGCTCAGGCACTCTACGCCTTTGTCTGGGGCACCTTCTGCGACTGGTACCTCGAGTTCACCAAGCCGGTGTTCCACGGCGAGGACGAGGCCGCCAAGGCCGAGACCCGCGCCACCTACGCCTGGGCCTTCGACCAGTGCCTGATCCTGCTGCACCCGATCATGCCCTTCGTCACCGAAGAGCTCTGGGCGCAGCGCGCGCGGCCGAAGATGCTGATCCACGCCGACTGGCCGGAGTACACCGCGGCCGAGATGGTCGACGCGCAGGCCGACGCCGAGCTCAACTGGGTGATCCGCATGATCGAGGCGATCCGTTCGGCGCGCGCGCAGATGCACGTGCCCGCCGGCGCCTACGTGCCCTGCGTGGTCAAGGGGCTGACGCCGGAGGCCCGCGCCGCCTATGCCACCAACGAGGCCTTCGTGAAGCGCTACGCGCGGATCGAGGACCTGACCGAGGTCGAGGAGATGCCCAAGGGCACCGCGGCCCTGGCACTGAGCGGCGGCACCTTTGGTTTGCCGCTGGCGGGGATCATCGATGTCGAGGAGGAAAAGGCCCGGCTCGAGAAGGCGCTGCAGAAGCTCGCCAAGGAACTCGGCGGCCTGCGCGGCCGGCTGAAGAACCCCAAGTTCGCCGAGAGCGCGCCGGAAGAGGTGGTGCAGGAGACCCGCGACAACCTCGCCGCGCGCGAGGAGGAAGAGGCAAAGCTCCGCGACGCGCTGGCACGGCTCGCAGAGCTCGGCTGA
- the lpxC gene encoding UDP-3-O-acyl-N-acetylglucosamine deacetylase translates to MQTTIRSAVSFQGVGLHSGAPVRMTICPAAAEHGIWFKRTDIEIGDALVPARFDAVEISPLCTLIKNRAGVSVSTIEHVMAALAGCGIHNALIEIDGPEVPIVDGSAAPFVRAILARGVRELRAPVRAIEILKTVEVETPGGWARLSPGQGTTMEFHIDFADAAIGTQDKAINLANGSFVRELCDSRTFCRQADVDAMQANGLALGGTYENAVVVDGDKVLSPGGLRHTDEAVRHKMLDALGDLYTAGAPIIGHYTGFKAGHAITNKLLHALFSTDGAYRLTVCDAQMSARLPGAGVERDEIPAVA, encoded by the coding sequence GTGCAAACGACGATCCGCAGTGCAGTGAGCTTCCAGGGCGTGGGCCTTCATTCCGGCGCGCCTGTCCGGATGACCATTTGCCCGGCCGCCGCCGAGCACGGCATCTGGTTCAAGCGCACGGACATCGAAATCGGCGACGCCCTCGTCCCCGCCCGCTTCGACGCGGTCGAGATCTCGCCGCTCTGCACCCTCATCAAGAACCGCGCCGGCGTCTCGGTGTCGACCATCGAACACGTGATGGCCGCGCTCGCCGGTTGCGGCATCCACAACGCGCTGATCGAGATCGACGGTCCCGAGGTTCCGATCGTCGACGGCTCCGCCGCACCCTTCGTTCGCGCGATCCTCGCGCGCGGCGTGCGCGAATTGCGTGCTCCGGTCCGCGCCATCGAGATTCTCAAGACCGTCGAGGTCGAGACCCCAGGTGGCTGGGCGCGCCTGTCTCCGGGACAGGGCACCACGATGGAGTTCCACATCGATTTCGCCGACGCCGCGATCGGCACCCAGGACAAGGCGATCAACCTCGCCAACGGCAGCTTCGTGCGTGAGCTCTGCGACAGCCGCACCTTCTGCCGCCAGGCCGATGTCGACGCGATGCAGGCCAATGGACTGGCGCTCGGCGGCACCTACGAGAACGCCGTCGTGGTCGATGGCGACAAGGTCCTTTCGCCGGGTGGCCTGCGCCACACCGACGAGGCCGTGCGCCACAAGATGCTCGACGCCCTTGGCGATCTCTACACCGCTGGCGCGCCGATCATCGGCCATTATACCGGCTTCAAGGCTGGCCACGCGATCACCAACAAGCTGCTGCATGCGCTCTTCTCGACAGACGGTGCTTACCGGCTGACAGTGTGCGATGCGCAGATGTCCGCGCGCCTTCCAGGCGCCGGTGTCGAACGCGACGAGATCCCCGCGGTTGCCTGA
- a CDS encoding outer membrane protein assembly factor BamD: MAGGRSRNAVIGAAFSAILLVGCSAQEQPGTGPGGVPIENYTAEQIFERGEFEMERSDAERAAYYFGEVERLYPYSDWAKRALIMQAYSYHRAKDYENSRSAAQRYIDFYPSDEDAAYAQYLLALSYYDQIEEVGRDQGLTFQALQALRTVIERYPDSEYARSSILKFDLAFDHLAAKEMEIGRYYLKRENYGAAISRFRVVVEDFQTTTHTAEALHRLVEAYLSLGLVEEAQSAGAILGYNYRGTQWYQDSYKLLTGRGLELEAAGDSWLAQVYRQMIKGQWI; encoded by the coding sequence ATGGCAGGCGGCAGGTCGCGAAATGCGGTGATCGGGGCGGCTTTCTCCGCGATTCTCCTGGTAGGCTGCTCGGCTCAAGAGCAGCCCGGAACCGGCCCTGGCGGGGTTCCGATCGAGAACTACACCGCCGAGCAGATTTTCGAACGCGGCGAGTTCGAGATGGAGCGTAGCGACGCCGAGCGCGCTGCGTACTACTTCGGCGAAGTCGAGCGGCTCTATCCCTATTCGGACTGGGCCAAGCGGGCGCTGATCATGCAGGCCTACAGCTACCACCGGGCCAAGGATTATGAAAATTCCCGCTCGGCGGCACAGCGCTACATCGACTTCTATCCCAGCGACGAGGATGCCGCCTATGCGCAGTATCTTCTGGCGCTGTCCTATTACGACCAGATCGAGGAAGTCGGTCGCGACCAGGGGCTGACCTTCCAGGCGCTGCAGGCGCTGCGCACGGTGATCGAGCGCTATCCCGACAGCGAATACGCGCGCAGCTCGATCCTGAAGTTCGACCTCGCCTTCGACCACCTCGCGGCGAAGGAGATGGAGATCGGGCGCTACTATCTCAAGCGCGAGAATTACGGTGCCGCGATCAGCCGCTTCCGCGTCGTGGTCGAGGATTTCCAGACCACCACCCACACCGCCGAGGCGCTGCACCGGCTGGTCGAGGCTTATCTTTCGCTGGGGCTGGTTGAAGAGGCGCAGAGTGCCGGGGCGATCCTTGGATACAACTACCGAGGCACGCAATGGTACCAGGACAGCTACAAGCTGCTGACCGGTCGCGGGCTGGAACTTGAGGCCGCCGGCGACAGCTGGCTGGCACAGGTGTACCGCCAGATGATCAAGGGCCAGTGGATCTGA